ACCACTTATTTTTCATTATATGAGTTGCTATTTCTGCTTTTGATATGTTTTTCAATATCTCGCACTGCTCCTTGCCTTTCTTGAAGGTTGCAACGCAGCCCGGATCCAGGTTCAGCTCAATGCCTTCATCACATACCTTGATGACTTTGTCCATAAGATGGCAGAAAATCATATGTAAGTCATTGGTTCTTCCTGACTTTGCAATCAAAGCGGCCTGTTCTTCTGTAAGCTCTACAAACTTTTCCTTTGGAGAACCGCATTTCGGACATTTTTCCGGAGCTTCATCTCCAAAATGTATATACCCGCACACACTACATTTCCACATAATCTTTTCCCCTTTCAATTTTGTATATATTTTATTATATATATTTCTATATAAAACTAAATATTCCTCTATTCCATAATTATTTTTTTTTAGTAATTATTTTCCTCTCCACTATTTAACACAAATTTAGCAGTATTAATAATGCTATTTTGCAAAAAATAGAATCGTCAGCAATTAATATACTGACGTTGGTTCGCGGTTCGCGGTTCGCGGTTCGTGGTTTCAGAATTGCTTCGAAGCCCTTCTTTAATCCTCGCACCTCGCACCTCACACCTCGTACCATTATTTTAAGGAGGTGTATTTATGCATAACAATATAACTAGCAACAATCTTACAAACAATAAAATGCATGCTCACAATCACAGCATAAAATGTAATGTAGACACTTGCTACTATAATGATAGTCATTTCTGCAGCGCCAATGTAATAGAGGTAAATCCACTGGGTGATGGTGTTGCTCACTCAACAGAAGGAACAGGCTGCACAACTTTTGTAGAGTCCAATAGCTAAAAAAAGTCCGCAGGGCTTCCTGCGGATTTTCCTTAAGCATTAGCTTTTTGCTTTTCCATCATATCCTTGACCTTCATGAGCCTTACTCTGCTGCCTCTCTCATTCTCGTCAAGCTTCATGGTAATGTATTTTACTGTTTCAATGAGCTGTGGAATCATTATATATTCCAGGGCATTAACTCTACGTCTTGTCTTCTCTATCTCATCAGCCATAAGCTGACAGGTCTTCTCCACCTGAGCCAACTCAATCAGCTTGTCAAAGACCTCTTGCAGTGAATGTATTGCGCCATCCAGCTCTCCTGAGGTTGTTGCAAAGCCGTAGGGATATATGCTGGAAGCTTCCTTGTTATCCTCCCTCACAAGATTGAACACAGGAGAGTTTACACTCATTATATTCTTTACGCTCATCTCAAGGTTTATCTTCTGAGTAGGATACATTATAGCTTCTTCCAACACTTCGGAAGACATTACCGCTCTGGCAATAAGAAAGTTTTTGAAAGCAACTGTAAGTTCCTTTTCTACAGCTTCTCTCAGTTCCATGTTTTTCTTTACATAATCTATGAACTTTTTCATTAGCTCATCCTGCTTATCTTTCAGAAGCTTGTGACCTCTTTGAGCAGTTTTTAGTCTGCCCTTAAGGCCGGTCAGCTCCATACGCGTAGGATTTACATTAAGTTTAGCCATATGCTATGCATCCCCTTTGGGCAGGTATTTATCAATATACTCATCTTTGATTCTCTTAAGTTCTGCTCTCGGAAGTATGGAAAGAAGCTCCCAGCCAAGTGTAAGTGTTTGTTCTATGCTCCTATCCTCATTATCTCCCTGTGATACATATCTTTTCTCAAACTCGTCTGCAAACTTAGCAAAAAGTTTGTCTGTATCACTAAGGGCACCTTCACCGAGTATTACCGCAAGTTCTTTCGCTTCCTTACCTCTTGCATAGGATGCGAAAAGCTGGTTCATCGTATCAGCATGATCTTCTCTTGTCTTATTTTTGCCTATACCTTTGTCCTTAAGACGCGACAATGATGGAAGCACGTCTATAGGCGGCATGATACCTTTTCTGTAAAGCTCTCTGCTGAGTATGATCTGACCTTCTGTTATATAGCCTGTAAGGTCAGGTATTGGATGAGTCTTGTCATCTTCAGGCATTGAAAGTATCGGAATCTGTGTTATTGATCCTTTTTTGTCCCTAATTCTTCCTGCTCTTTCGTATATAGTAGCCAAGTCGGTATACAAATATCCGGGATAACCCCTTCTTCCGGGAACTTCCTTTCGTGCAGCCGATACTTCACGAAGAGCATCACAGTAATTTGTTATATCTGTCATTATTACGAGCACTTGCATATCCTTCTCATATGCCAGATACTCTGCAGCTGTGAGTGCCATACGAGGTGTGGCTATACGCTCAATAGCAGGGTCGTTTGCGAGATTCATAAATAGAACTGCTCTGTCTATAGCACCTGTTCTTTTGAAGTCAGCTATGAAGTAATCTGCATCTTCAAAGGTTATACCTATAGCAGCAAATACAACAGCGAATTTGCTTTCTGTACCAAGTACCTTAGCCTGCCTCGCTATCTGTGCAGCAAGTCTTGCGTGGGGCAGACCGGAGCCTGAGAAAATAGGCAGCTTCTGTCCCCTGACAAGTGTGTTAAGTCCGTCAATTGCAGATATACCAGTCTGTATGAATTCAGAAGGATAGTCTCTGGCAGCCGGGTTTATAGGATTACCACTTATATCATTCCTTGATTCAGGTATGATTTTAGGTCCTCCATCCTTTGGTCTTCCCAAACCATCAAATACTCTTCCCAACATATCAGTGGAAACCGGCAGTTCCAGACTATGTCCAGTGAATCGAACCTTACTCTCATTGATGTTCAATCCTGTTGAGCCTTCAAAGAGCTGTACCAGCGCTTTGTCTCCGGAAACCTCAAGAACTTTTCCGCGGCGCTGCTCACCGTTTTTCATTTCTATCTCAACCAGTTCATCGAACTTTACACCCTCCACTTGGTCAACCAGCATAAGTGGACCTGCAACTTCTCTAATGGTTTTGTATTCCTTCAGCATATCTTATATTCCTCCATTCGAAAGGGTGGAAGCCACCTGTTTTCTAATGTCCGCTTCCAGAGCATCAAATTCGCTAAGATTGTTCTCCAATATCAGCTTAGCCTTAGCTATTTTCTCCCTAACCGGCAGATTGGAAAGTTCTTTGAAGAGCGCACCTTCACTCAATGCTCTTTGTCCTTCATGGAAGAACAGCAGGATTGCTTTCATCATTCTAAACTGCTTCTGGATTGAAGTATAAGTATCAATTTCATGGAAGGCATTTTGATGCAGATAGTCTTCTCTTATTGTTTTTGTTACTTCCAGTGTAAATCTGTCCTTTAATGAAAGGGCATCAAAGCCAACCAGTCTAACGATTTCATTTAATTCTGCTTCTTCCTGAAGCAATTTCAAGGCTTCTGTCCTCAGGGCATGCCATTCAGGTGATACTTGCTCAGTAAACCAATCACCCAATCTGTCCAGGTATAAAGAATAGCTTTGAAGCCAGTTTATTGCAGGGAAATGTCTTCTATAAGCCAGAGATGCATCCAAGCCCCAGAAAACCTTTACTATTCTCAAAGTTGCCTGTGTTACAGGCTCTGAGAGGTCTCCACCTGGAGGGGATACCGCACCAACTGCAGTAAGAGCACCTTCTCTATTTTCAGTTCCTGAGCATACAACCTTGCCGGCTCTTTCATAGAATTCAGCAGCTCTTGAACCAAGATATGCAGGATAGCCTTCTTCACCAGGCATTTCCTCAAGACGTCCGGACATTTCACGGAGCGCTTCCGCCCAGCGCGAGGTTGAGTCTGCCATAAGCGCTACGGAATAACCCATGTCTCTAAAGTATTCACCTATTGTAATACCGGTATATATGCTTGCTTCACGGGCTGCAACCGGCATATCTGATGTGTTTGCAATAAGCACTGTACGTTTCATCAATGGCTCTCCGGTCTTCGGATCCTTAAGTTCTGGGAACTCCATAAGAACGTCAGTCATTTCGTTTCCACGCTCACCGCAGCCAATATATACAACTATCTCAGCATCAGCCCATTTCGCAAGCTGGTGCTGTACAACTGTCTTACCGCTTCCAAAAGGCCCAGGGATACAAGCTGTACCACCTTTTGCCACCGGGAAGAAGGTATCTATGATTCTCTGGCCTGTAATCATAGGGTTTGAAGGAGAAAGCTTTTCTTTATAAGGTCTTCCCTTTCTAACCGGCCATTTCTGAAGCATCTGTACTTCCTTTATTCCATCTTTTGCTTTTACCTTTGCTATTGTCTCTAAAATAGTAAATTCGCCTGAGTTAATTTCTTCTATAGTTCCTTCTACACCAAACGGAACCATTATCTTGTGAAGTACTATAGAAGTCTCCTGTACAGTACCTATGATATCCCCTGACTTTACAATATCGCCTTTTTTAACAGTAGCATCAAAATGCCACTTTTTTGTTTTATTAAGCTTTTCTACTTGTACACCTCTGGCTATATGGTCACCTGAAGCACTCCTTACAACGTCAAGAGGTCTCTGGATGCCGTCAAAAATTGATTCGATAAGTCCTGGCCCCAGCTCAACGCTTAGGGGCTCGCCAGTAGAAACAACCGGTTCTCCCGGTCCCAAGCCTGAAGTTTCTTCATAAACCTGTATTGAAGCCTTATCTCCTCTTATTTCTATAATTTCGCCTATAAGCTTTTTATCACTAACACGAACAACGTCATACATTTTTGCATCCTGCATACCTTCTGCTATGACAAGAGGCCCTGATACTTTTATAATTCTACCCTCGTTCAAGTTATCAACCTTCTTTCCCGAATAATATATCCGAACCGATGGCTTTCTCTACTGACTTTTTAACACCATTTATACCTAATCCCAGGGTTCCCCTGTTGTTAGGTATCATTATTATTGCCGGAGTCAAGGAATCCTTGTATTCGTTGATTACTTCATCCAAATCCTTGGCAAGCTGCTCTGTCACGAAAAGCACAGCATAGTTCTCTTTTGCAAGCTTGTGAATCAATCTGTTGGCTTCTCTAATATCAGTGGTCGGAAATACTGATATTCCTAAAGCCTTGAATCCAAGTATGGAGTCCTTATCTCCAATAACTCCAATTTTATACATATACATCACGTAGCCTTTCTCTTATCAATTCATTCGGAATCTCATTAATTTTCCCGACCATTATCATTCTGATTATCTTCGCTTCATTTTCCTTTGCCATCAGATAACCAACCAAAGGTTCGATTCCAAATGCAACATACTTGCCCTTTTTGGCGAGTTCAAATAAAAAATTGTCAGAAAGCTTTTCGAATTTCGTCAAGGATTTTGTCTTTATATAGTTGGATATACCTTCCCCAACTATTTTACCGTAATCCTTGAAGGCTAATCTGTCGCTCAAGGTTTCCATGGACTCGTCAAAGATATCATTGAAGAATGCATAGTCCAGCCTTCCATTTATAAGTATTGCCTTTTTAAGGAAGTCCCTCCCGTAACCCATTGCTTTTACTCGTATCAGGGATTTAATATTTATCAAATCTATCTGTGTTGAGATATAATCCATCAAGAAGCTGCTCTTGTTATCCTTAGCAGTCTTATACATAAGATTGTATAAGCACTTATCCAGAGTCACATCAATAAGCTGCGGATCAGGATTCACTGTAAATTCCCCAACTACTTGCTCCACACATTCTCTAATAATAGGATCCAAGTCGCTGAAGTCCTTTTCCTTGACCATCTTTTTAAGACGCTGGCTGGGTATGGTACCTATATCGCTCAAAAGTCCGTCATTCTCTTCGTCCAAGTAGCTGCTCTTAAGCAGTGTCTTCAAATTTTGAATGTCATATCTAAACGAGAATAGGTTTGTGAGTTCAGGAACAGGAGATATTTCCCTCAGAAGCTCATAAGTTTTTGATAGTTCCTTGGAAAGTACAGTTTCATAGTCTTCAATGTCCTTCATTTCAGAAATTGAACTTCCATATTCTGTTTCATTGAGGATTTTTATAATTTCATCTGCATTCCTGGCTTCAATCATTCTTTCGATTTTCGCCTTATCCAGAAGTTTTGTTTCCAATGCTCGTATTCTGGTCACAGAATATAGGTATTTATTTTCACTCATTGAGCTTATCCTCCTTTCTTCCAGTAAAAGAATTTCTTGGTTTTGCATTAAGCACGGAAGAAAATCTCAGCTACCTTCGGTTCAATTTCATCTCTGTAGAGCCTTATGACTGCTTCAAAGGAATTGTTTACTTCAACTCCCTGACCCATTAAAATGAAGCCTCCGGATATATTCCTGGTTTCATCCGATATTTTGAGCTTACCCTTCTTGCCAACTGCTTCAAGGGCTTTGTTTGCTTTGCTTATAAAATCAGCAGAAAGCTTACTCTTTCCACCTTCAGACATTAGGATTTCTTCTTCTCCGCTTTCCACTGAGGCCATGAGCATATCAAAAATTACTTTCTCATATTTGCTGCTATCAAGGCTGTTCATACGTTCGAGTGCTCTATCAAATACTTCTTCAATCGATTGCTGTTTTGCAGAAAGAATATCCTTACGCATCTCAAGCTCAACGATTGAATTAATTATTCTTCTTTTCTCACTAATATCATGAGTGGACTTTTGCGAAATCTCCTTCGCTCTAAGAGCGGCTTTCTGGTTCGCCTTTTCTTCTATGTCTTTGGCTTGGAGTCGCGCTTTTTCCAATATTTCATTTGTTTTAACTTCTGCATCCTGCAAGATCTTTTCTTTTATTTTCTCTACTCCTGCCATTTAAGCCACTCCCTTATAATTTGATGCCGTTAAGCATAAGGAATGATGCAAGCAATGAAAGAACTGCATAAGTCTCAACCATAGCAGGATAAATCATAGCTTTACCAAACTCTTCAGGTCTTTTAGCAAGTATTCCGCAGCTGGAAGCTGAGGCTTTCCCCTGATATATTGCTGAAACAAGTCCAACCAATCCAACCGGCACGCCAGCTAGAAAGAGCATGAGTCCCTGTTCTATGTTTACTGGAACTATTGTTGCGAAAACCCCTATCTTGGACCATATAAGAAATCCAATAAGAAGACCATATATACCCTGTGTACCAGGAAGTGCCTGTAAAAGAAGTGTCTTACCGAATTTGCTTGGATCTTCAGTTACAACTCCAGATGCTGCCATACCTGCGATACCTACACCTATTGCAGATCCGCAGCCTGCAAGACCTGCTGCTATTGCTGAACCAAGAAATGCAAGATATAAACCAGAGTTACCCATCAATTCCACCATATTATTCATTTTTTTATTGCCTCCCTTTGTAATAAATATAATATTATACTAGTTTTGAATGTACTTTGTTTTAATTCTTAGGGGATTAAATGCCTTTCCTTCACCTGAATAGAACTTTCCGAAGAATTCAACATACTGAAGACGGCTTGTATGCACATATGCCCCCAGAATGCCAAGTGCTGTATTGAAGGTATGGGCTGCTATTAAAAAAGCAACCATTATTAGTTTTCCGACTAGACTACCACCCATCATAAGGCCCATAGCATTGAAAACCTGCGCTATAACGCCGGTTGCCAAACATAATGCAAATAATCGTGAATATGAAAGAACATCGCCTAAAAATCCACTAACGTTGTATAACGCTAATAGTCCAGATGTCAACCTTTTGAAAATGTTCTTTTCAGACCTTGCATTAAAAATCACAGTACCGGCGGCACCTATGATAGCCATATACTTGCCTGCTGCAGCAAGAGGCGGCAGCGCAAGGAACATAAGTCCTGTCAATAGCATAAGCCAGAGCACTTGATCGTAGAATGCATCCAGATATTTACCTTCTCTGATGTTCATATACGCTGCGAGGAAGAAACCAGTGTAAAGATGAATTACACCCAAGGCCAAACAGAATATCAACATCTTGAGAGGTTCATCCAAAGGATTGAACCACCATGGCTTTATCTTAATCAGATCCCCGAACCAGCCTCCGAAGATTCCTCCCCAGAAAAATGTGGATATGCCTCCAAGAAACATTACCCCCATCATCTTTTTCATACCGCCCTCCGGCTTGTATTTGTAAAGTATAAATGCCGTGGCGGCAGCAATGATTATCCCATACGCTGCATCAGTTACCATAATTCCGAAGAACAATATAAAGAATGGGGTCATAAAAATATTGGGGTCTATGCCCCTCGGATTCGGCAAACTGTACATCTCTGTTATCAACTCAAAGGGCTGAACAAGCTTCGGATTATTCAGAAGCACCGGTATGTCATCCTCATCATTCGGATCCTCAAACTGAATGGTATACTTATCAGTTATACCATCTAAGAGCCGGATCATATCATCAGAATACTTTTCAGGTATCCATCCGCGAAGCATGAAGGTTTTATCAGTTTTACCAAAATCCTTCACGACGCTGCTCTTATCCTTTTCTATTGAGAACAAATCAAAAATAATTTCAAGGAAGTCTATTTCTGATACCATTCCCTCTGCCTGTTTTGCCAGTTCTATCTTCTTTTTCTCAATCTCTTCTATCTCTCCAGTCAGCCTTTTTATGTTTTCCTTAGGAGTTCCTGAGAACTCGCTGAAGGTCACTTTAGTCCAGCCGGACTGTTTGAGAAGCTGTAGCATTCTCTCTTCACATATATGATGATAAACAACCATCATGTATGTATTTTCCTTTTCGCTGCTTACTTTTTCAAGATATGCTTCGAGGTTTTCATTTTGAATTGAAGTACTGAACTCTTCCACATATTTTGTAGGCATAAAGCCTATTATTGTACTTGTATTCTGTGTACTGCCAATGTCCTCGACGTTCATTTCCATTGGTATCCACGGGTTGAGCTGAGCTATGGTATTGTTGAGCTTTGTTTCAACACTCTTAAACTCTGTGAATTTACTGTCTATACCCCTGCAGTTTTCGTATATTTCATGCAGTTTTTCTTCATTTCCGAGGTACTTATTGCGCTGTATCTCATCTACTTGAACCTTCGATGCAAACATAGACTTTTTTGTCTTATTGAATTTTCCTAAAAAATCAAGTGAATATTTTACTTGTGAAAGCTTTGTCTCCAGCTTGCTCACTGCTTCAGTGTCACTGTCTAGCTGTAACCCCTCAAATCCTTGTTCAGCAATTTGTTCTTCAAGGTTTACTACCTGTAGGTTACCGAATTTCTGAAGGCTCTTAACTATGGCATTCCTTTCAGACTGGAGAGCTATCATGGTGACTTTCTTCATTTTAACTATTGCCATTCATTTTCACAATCCTCTCCATCACCAGATTCACTGCGTCCTCCATTTTTTCTGCAGCTTTGCGCTTCAATTCCTGACACTTTTCGTTATTCTGCATTTTCCTGCTGTCAGCTTCCTGATAAGCCTCCTTCTCTGCTGCCTCAAGCTGCTGCCTGCCCTTAAGAAGCTCCTGATCTTCAGCTGCTTTAATAACTCTGGCAGCCTCATCTTCTGCGCGTAGTAAAAGGTCCTTGGCTTTCTGGTGTGCTGACTTTAGCTTTTCTTCTGCAGCACGCTCTGTTTCTTTGATTTCTTTAATGATTTCTGTCGTCAAATGCCTCACCACCTCTTTCAAAACTTATATTAACACTACAGAATTAATAATTATAAATGCGAAAAATTCCTCTCAAGTTTAATTCGTTAAAAATGGTTAAATTCCTTCAATAAAATTT
This portion of the Clostridia bacterium genome encodes:
- a CDS encoding rubredoxin, which encodes MWKCSVCGYIHFGDEAPEKCPKCGSPKEKFVELTEEQAALIAKSGRTNDLHMIFCHLMDKVIKVCDEGIELNLDPGCVATFKKGKEQCEILKNISKAEIATHIMKNKW
- a CDS encoding DUF1540 domain-containing protein, which translates into the protein MHNNITSNNLTNNKMHAHNHSIKCNVDTCYYNDSHFCSANVIEVNPLGDGVAHSTEGTGCTTFVESNS
- a CDS encoding V-type ATP synthase subunit D, producing MAKLNVNPTRMELTGLKGRLKTAQRGHKLLKDKQDELMKKFIDYVKKNMELREAVEKELTVAFKNFLIARAVMSSEVLEEAIMYPTQKINLEMSVKNIMSVNSPVFNLVREDNKEASSIYPYGFATTSGELDGAIHSLQEVFDKLIELAQVEKTCQLMADEIEKTRRRVNALEYIMIPQLIETVKYITMKLDENERGSRVRLMKVKDMMEKQKANA
- a CDS encoding V-type ATP synthase subunit B, which translates into the protein MLKEYKTIREVAGPLMLVDQVEGVKFDELVEIEMKNGEQRRGKVLEVSGDKALVQLFEGSTGLNINESKVRFTGHSLELPVSTDMLGRVFDGLGRPKDGGPKIIPESRNDISGNPINPAARDYPSEFIQTGISAIDGLNTLVRGQKLPIFSGSGLPHARLAAQIARQAKVLGTESKFAVVFAAIGITFEDADYFIADFKRTGAIDRAVLFMNLANDPAIERIATPRMALTAAEYLAYEKDMQVLVIMTDITNYCDALREVSAARKEVPGRRGYPGYLYTDLATIYERAGRIRDKKGSITQIPILSMPEDDKTHPIPDLTGYITEGQIILSRELYRKGIMPPIDVLPSLSRLKDKGIGKNKTREDHADTMNQLFASYARGKEAKELAVILGEGALSDTDKLFAKFADEFEKRYVSQGDNEDRSIEQTLTLGWELLSILPRAELKRIKDEYIDKYLPKGDA
- a CDS encoding V-type ATP synthase subunit A, which produces MNEGRIIKVSGPLVIAEGMQDAKMYDVVRVSDKKLIGEIIEIRGDKASIQVYEETSGLGPGEPVVSTGEPLSVELGPGLIESIFDGIQRPLDVVRSASGDHIARGVQVEKLNKTKKWHFDATVKKGDIVKSGDIIGTVQETSIVLHKIMVPFGVEGTIEEINSGEFTILETIAKVKAKDGIKEVQMLQKWPVRKGRPYKEKLSPSNPMITGQRIIDTFFPVAKGGTACIPGPFGSGKTVVQHQLAKWADAEIVVYIGCGERGNEMTDVLMEFPELKDPKTGEPLMKRTVLIANTSDMPVAAREASIYTGITIGEYFRDMGYSVALMADSTSRWAEALREMSGRLEEMPGEEGYPAYLGSRAAEFYERAGKVVCSGTENREGALTAVGAVSPPGGDLSEPVTQATLRIVKVFWGLDASLAYRRHFPAINWLQSYSLYLDRLGDWFTEQVSPEWHALRTEALKLLQEEAELNEIVRLVGFDALSLKDRFTLEVTKTIREDYLHQNAFHEIDTYTSIQKQFRMMKAILLFFHEGQRALSEGALFKELSNLPVREKIAKAKLILENNLSEFDALEADIRKQVASTLSNGGI
- a CDS encoding V-type ATP synthase subunit F, with the protein product MYKIGVIGDKDSILGFKALGISVFPTTDIREANRLIHKLAKENYAVLFVTEQLAKDLDEVINEYKDSLTPAIIMIPNNRGTLGLGINGVKKSVEKAIGSDILFGKEG
- a CDS encoding V-type ATP synthase subunit C, giving the protein MSENKYLYSVTRIRALETKLLDKAKIERMIEARNADEIIKILNETEYGSSISEMKDIEDYETVLSKELSKTYELLREISPVPELTNLFSFRYDIQNLKTLLKSSYLDEENDGLLSDIGTIPSQRLKKMVKEKDFSDLDPIIRECVEQVVGEFTVNPDPQLIDVTLDKCLYNLMYKTAKDNKSSFLMDYISTQIDLINIKSLIRVKAMGYGRDFLKKAILINGRLDYAFFNDIFDESMETLSDRLAFKDYGKIVGEGISNYIKTKSLTKFEKLSDNFLFELAKKGKYVAFGIEPLVGYLMAKENEAKIIRMIMVGKINEIPNELIRERLRDVYV
- a CDS encoding V-type ATP synthase subunit E family protein; this translates as MAGVEKIKEKILQDAEVKTNEILEKARLQAKDIEEKANQKAALRAKEISQKSTHDISEKRRIINSIVELEMRKDILSAKQQSIEEVFDRALERMNSLDSSKYEKVIFDMLMASVESGEEEILMSEGGKSKLSADFISKANKALEAVGKKGKLKISDETRNISGGFILMGQGVEVNNSFEAVIRLYRDEIEPKVAEIFFRA
- a CDS encoding V-type ATP synthase subunit K, which produces MGNSGLYLAFLGSAIAAGLAGCGSAIGVGIAGMAASGVVTEDPSKFGKTLLLQALPGTQGIYGLLIGFLIWSKIGVFATIVPVNIEQGLMLFLAGVPVGLVGLVSAIYQGKASASSCGILAKRPEEFGKAMIYPAMVETYAVLSLLASFLMLNGIKL
- a CDS encoding V-type ATP synthase subunit I; translation: MAIVKMKKVTMIALQSERNAIVKSLQKFGNLQVVNLEEQIAEQGFEGLQLDSDTEAVSKLETKLSQVKYSLDFLGKFNKTKKSMFASKVQVDEIQRNKYLGNEEKLHEIYENCRGIDSKFTEFKSVETKLNNTIAQLNPWIPMEMNVEDIGSTQNTSTIIGFMPTKYVEEFSTSIQNENLEAYLEKVSSEKENTYMMVVYHHICEERMLQLLKQSGWTKVTFSEFSGTPKENIKRLTGEIEEIEKKKIELAKQAEGMVSEIDFLEIIFDLFSIEKDKSSVVKDFGKTDKTFMLRGWIPEKYSDDMIRLLDGITDKYTIQFEDPNDEDDIPVLLNNPKLVQPFELITEMYSLPNPRGIDPNIFMTPFFILFFGIMVTDAAYGIIIAAATAFILYKYKPEGGMKKMMGVMFLGGISTFFWGGIFGGWFGDLIKIKPWWFNPLDEPLKMLIFCLALGVIHLYTGFFLAAYMNIREGKYLDAFYDQVLWLMLLTGLMFLALPPLAAAGKYMAIIGAAGTVIFNARSEKNIFKRLTSGLLALYNVSGFLGDVLSYSRLFALCLATGVIAQVFNAMGLMMGGSLVGKLIMVAFLIAAHTFNTALGILGAYVHTSRLQYVEFFGKFYSGEGKAFNPLRIKTKYIQN
- a CDS encoding V-type ATPase subunit subunit G family protein encodes the protein MTTEIIKEIKETERAAEEKLKSAHQKAKDLLLRAEDEAARVIKAAEDQELLKGRQQLEAAEKEAYQEADSRKMQNNEKCQELKRKAAEKMEDAVNLVMERIVKMNGNS